One window from the genome of Pempheris klunzingeri isolate RE-2024b chromosome 7, fPemKlu1.hap1, whole genome shotgun sequence encodes:
- the LOC139203470 gene encoding huntingtin-interacting protein 1-related protein-like — translation MNTIRQVPSRVKTRRTEANLGAEREHFDKQQLSSISKAINSTETPVKEKHARRIILGTHREKGAYTFWSYALGFPLASSSILSWKFCHVLHKVLRDGHRNVLQDCMRHHSSLVEIGKLWGNLHDKYGQLVAIYAKLLCTKMEFHIKHSEIPPNLEVTDEVLERTAGTDINNVFQLTVEVFDYMDAELRLAETVIRQLNTSIAISTLTSGQCRLAPLIQVVQDCSHLYHFTVKLLFKLHACLPADTLQGHRDRFHDQFHSLKTFFNKARDMLYFKRLIQIPKLPDSPPNFLHAASLAKHVKPVVVIADEDEPEQQDDDDDDPEPLIEVSDVTTSSVQAQPQQLDIFDQTFGPPNGGFDDRDLQIDSLKRDLELLRADLERVKAEAQRYITQLKSQINSLEAELEEQRAQKQRALVENEQLRMELEATRRRNAEHESIQSTFIEAEKRAQSTEQRYNKLKEKHTELVASHAELLRRSADTVKMLSATQQTQEEVERTKQQLSFEVDRIKQEADMKLEEQKFEMERMKRELEEKMAEVMRIKATMQSSEKTSEQLNSSMTALQAEKERLMRSVSEKEAELSSLRQTAQVQQSSLQQERERNSRELGELQGKLQEKASQGEQLRQKLLEEQFSLLQGTVAEAENIIQDAVAKLDDPLHIRCTSSPDYLVSRAEATLGSINKVKKGHADYLSNMGDAGGLLRALTQFSHLTADTIINGSATAHMAPTDHADRLTENCRSCATESLQYLKDLKSKTSLQRADPASIRIVVQKILHLGQELRPKGMDVRQDELGDLVDKEMAATSAAIEEAVRRIDEMMDQARKDTSGVKLEVNERILNSCTDLMKAIRMLIIASTDLQKEIVEGGRGAATMKEFYARNSRWTEGLISAAKAVGWGATEMVDSADKVVLHTGKYEELIVCSHEIAASTAQLVAASKVKADRNSKKLTVLQQASRNVNEMAANVVASTRTGQEHLEEKDTMDFSGMSLIKLKKEEMESQVKVLELESHLENERLRLGELRKKHYEVAGVPLDQVPEGNGETSSLVHPATMSPKPSKPALMKKPTLAQKPNIPPKTTFK, via the exons CTGAGCAGCATCAGCAAAGCCATCAACTCCACTGAGACGCCTGTGAAAGAGAAACATGCACGAC GAATCATCCTGGGGACACACAGGGAGAAGGGAGCCTACACCTTCTGGTCCTATGCTCTGGGCTTCCCTCTGGCCAGCAGCTCCATCCTCAGCTGGAAGTTCTGCCACGTACTGCACAAAGTTCTGCGGGACGGACACCGCAAT GTTCTACAAGACTGCATGAGACATCACAGTTCTCTGGTTGAAATTGGGAAACTATGG GGCAACCTCCATGACAAATACGGACAACTGGTGGCAATATACGCTAAGCTGCTCTGCACAAAAATGGAGTTTCATATTAAG CATTCAGAAATCCCACCAAACCTGGAGGTCACAGATGAGGTCCTGGAGCGCACTGCAGGAACAGACATTAATAATGT GTTCCAGCTCACAGTAGAGGTGTTCGATTACATGGACGCAGAGCTGAGGCTTGCCGAGACAG TGATCCGACAGCTCAACACATCCATCGCCATCTCCACTCTCACATCAGGCCAGTGTCGGCTGGCTCCACTCATCCAAGTTGTCCAGGACTGTAGTCACCTTTATCACTTCACTGTCAAGCTGCTATTCAAGCTGCATGCCT GTCTCCCTGCTGACACCTTACAAGGACACCGTGATCGTTTCCATGACCAGTTCCACAG CCTTAAGACCTTCTTCAATAAAGCCAGAGACATGCTGTACTTCAAGAGACTGATCCAGATCCCCAAACTGCCTGAT TCCCCACCTAACTTTCTGCATGCAGCCTCTCTGGCCAAGCACGTGAAGCCAGTGGTAGTCATCGCTGATGAGGACGAACCAGAGCAACAagacgacgacgatgacgacCCTGAGCCGCTCATCGAGGTCAGCGACGTCACAACCTCCAGCGTACAGGCACAGCCACAG CAACTGGACATATTTGATCAGACGTTTGGGCCTCCGAATGGAGGCTTTGATGACAG GGATCTCCAGATTGACAGCCTGAAGCGGGACCTGGAGTTGTTAAGAGCAGATCTAGAGAGAGTCAAGGCTGAG GCTCAGCGCTACATCACTCAGCTCAAGTCCCAAATTAACAGTTTGGAAGCAGAACTAGAGGAACAGCGTGCGCAGAAACAACGTGCTCTTGTGGAAAATGAACAACTGCGCATGGAACTGGAGGCAACACGCCGCAGAAATGCAGAACATGAGAGCATACAGAGTACTTTCATCGAAGCAGAAA AAAGAGCGCAGTCCACTGAGCAGCGGTACAATAAGCTGAAGGAGAAGCACACAGAGCTGGTGGCCAGCCACGCTGAGCTACTTCGGAGG AGTGCAGACACTGTGAAGATGCTGTCAGCGACCCAGCAGAcccaggaggaggtggagaggaccaaacagcagctgtcGTTTGAGGTTGACCGAATAAAACAGGAAGCTGACATGAAG CTGGAAGAGCAAAAGTTTGAaatggagaggatgaagagagagctggaggagaagatggcAGAAGTGATGCGCATCAAGGCGACTATGCAGAGCAGCGAGAAA ACGTCGGAGCAGTTGAACAGCTCAATGACAGCTCTGCAGGCAGAGAAGGAGCGTCTGATGCGATCTGTCAGTGAAAAGGAGGCGGAGCTGTCGTCTCTACGGCAAACTGCGCAGGTGCAGCAGTCGTCACTTCAGCAGGAGCGAGAGAGGAACAGCAGGGAGCTGGGAGAGCTGCAGGGCAAACTGCAGGAGAAG gcAAGTCAGGGGGAGCAGCTGAGACAGAAGCTCCTGGAGGAGCAGTTTTCTCTGCTTCAGGGTACCGTCGCAGAGGCTGAGAACATCATCCAAGATGCTGTTGCTAAGCTGGATGATCCCCTCCATATACGCTGCACCAGCTCTCCAG aTTACCTCGTAAGTCGGGCCGAGGCCACACTGGGCTCCAtcaacaaagtgaaaaaggGTCATGCAGATTATCTGAGTAACATGGGGG ATGCTGGAGGGCTGCTGAGGGCTCTGACCCAGTTCTCCCACTTGACTGCGGATACAATCATCAACGGCAGTGCCACTGCCCACATGGCGCCCACTGACCATGCAGACC GACTGACGGAGAACTGCAGAAGCTGTGCCACTGAGAGTCTGCAGTACTTAAAGGACCTGAAGTCCAAGACCTCTCTCCAGAGGGCAGACCCAGCCTCCATTCGCATAGTCGTTCAAAAGATCCTGCACTTGGGCCAG GAGCTGCGGCCTAAAGGCATGGACGTTCGTCAGGATGAGCTGGGAGATCTGGTTGATAAGGAAATGGCTGCAACATCAGCAGCTATTGAGGAGGCAGTCCGCAGGATTGAT GAAATGATGGACCAGGCACGAAAGGACACATCAGGAGTGAAACTGGAGGTCAATGAAAG AATCCTTAACAGCTGCACAGACCTGATGAAG GCCATCCGCATGTTGATCATAGCATCGACAGACTTGCAGAAGGAGATTGTCGAGGGTGGGAGG GGCGCAGCCACCATGAAGGAGTTCTACGCCAGAAACTCGCGCTGGACTGAGGGCCTCATCTCTGCTGCCAAGGCTGTGGGATGGGGAGCCACAGAGATGGT ggactctgccgACAAGGTGGTGCTGCACACGGGCAAATATGAAGAGTTGATTGTTTGCTCCCACGAGATTGCGgccagcacagcacagctggtCGCTGCCTCAAAG GTAAAGGCAGACCGCAACAGTAAGAAGCTGACAGTTCTCCAGCAGGCTTCTCGCAATGTGAATGAAATGGCAGCTAATGTGGTGGCCTCGACAAGGACTGGACAGGAGCACCTGGAGGAAAAAG ATACAATGGACTTCTCTGGGATGTCCCTCATCAagttgaaaaaagaagaaatggagTCACAG GTGAAAGTGCTGGAATTAGAAAGTCACTTGGAGAATGAGCGTCTGCGTTTGGGGGAGCTGAGGAAGAAGCACTACGAGGTGGCTGGAGTTCCTCTAGATCAGGTTCCCGAGGGGAACGGCGAAACCTCCTCACTGGTCCATCCAGCCACCATGTCACCAAAACCCAGCAAGCCTGCTCTCATGAAGAAACCTACGTTGGCCCAGAAACCCAACATACCACCCAAAACCACG TTTAAGTAA
- the LOC139203762 gene encoding RILP-like protein 1, producing the protein MSEESIKQKTDMETRVMSALDRPAAELTVMDVYDIAAVLGREFERIIDRFGCESLVGVVPKVVRILELLEALVSRGAPGQEAEELRRELDRLRQERSDRYNQERKHQEELELVEDVWRGEVQDLVAQITQLQAENKRLLVSLSLRESPVTEDDLQKQEGMSEKERQLMKKLRDLVDKQRDEIRAKDHELTLKNEDVEALQMQQHRLIRINQDLRHRIGVMEVQGKTVIQQRAELEAAAQARQQELGALQQEVTRLRKELQGWELEREVTDIEENSFIRSGGSSPTSPQMASSAAAPSDSTIKPNSVWVECGGDPDFVANCFECDKSPSILPRSSNTEKSEEEGDEDKDKPALLLKVSTDEEAEEETDSLEEESDKPRFTLQELRDVLQERNELKAQVFVLQEELAYYKSEDFEEDVSSFVCAPSPPPCYSSTDQAESGIRRLIFTAIMPMVAAGLIADDPSLLPIRRLVSFV; encoded by the exons ATGTCGGAGGAGTCAATAAAGCAGAAGACAGACATGGAAACCCGCGTTATGTCAGCGCTGGACAGACCCGCGGCGGAGCTGACGGTTATGGATGTGTACGACATAGCGGCGGTGCTCGGACGGGAGTTTGAGCGGATCATCGACAGGTTTGGGTGCGAGTCTCTGGTCGGGGTGGTGCCCAAAGTGGTGCGgatcctggagctgctggaggcccTGGTGAGCCGCGGAGCCCCCGGACAGGAGGCCGAGGAGCTGCGGAGGGAGCTGGACAGGTTACGGCAGGAGCGGAGCGACAGATACAACCAGGAGAGGAAGCACCaggag GagttggagctggtggaggatgTGTGGAGAGGAGAAGTTCAGGACCTGGTCGCTCAAATCACTCAGCTTCAGGCAGAGAACAAGAGGCTGTTGGTGAGCCTCTCTCTCAGAGAGTCCCCCGTCACAGAGGATGACCTGCAGAAACAGGAGG GGATGtcagagaaggagaggcagCTGATGAAGAAGCTGAGAGACCTGGTGGATAAGCAGAGGGATGAAATCCGGGCCAAAGACCATGAGCTGACTCTAAAAAATGAGGATGTTGAGGCG CTCCAGATGCAGCAGCATCGCCTGATACGAATCAACCAGGACCTTCGTCACAGGATCGGAGTGATGGAGGTTCAGGGCAAGACAGTGATCCAGCAGAGGGCTGAGCTGGAGGCTGCAGCCCAGGCACGGCAGCAAGAGCTGGGGGCTCTGCAGCAGGAGGTCACAAGGCTGAGAAAGGAGCTCCAGGGATGGGAACTGGAGAGAGAGGTCACTGATATAGAAGAAAACTCTTTTATCAGATCTGGGGGGTCATCACCTACATCTCCACAGATGGca tcctcagcagcagcaccatctGACTCCACCATCAAACCAAATTCGGTGTGGGTGGAGTGTGGAGGAGACCCTGACTTTGTGGCGAACTGCTTTGAGTGTGACAAGAGTCCTTCCATTCTCCCAAGGtcatcaaacacagaaaaaagtgaGGAAGAGGGTGACGAAGATAAGGACAAGCCAGCATTGTTACTG AAGGTGTCAACTGATGAAGAGGcagaagaggagacagacagccTGGAGGAAGAGTCAGACAAACCTCGCTTCACCCTGCAGGAGCTGCGGGACGTCCTGCAGGAGAGGAATGAACTCAAGGCCCAAGTATTTGTGCTACAGGAAGAGCTGGCGTACTACAAAAG TGAGGACTTTGAGGAAGACGTGAGCTCCTTTGTTTGTGCTCCATCACCTCCGCCATGCTACAGTTCCACTGATCAGGCCGAATCAGGAATTAGACGCTT GATCTTCACTGCCATAATGCCAATGGTGGCAGCAGGTTTGATTGCGGACGACCCCTCGTTGTTGCCAATCAGAAGACTTGTTTCCTTTGTATGA
- the LOC139204335 gene encoding RILP-like protein 2, translated as MEFGEEPSPALAFEKDAFELTVEDVYDISYVIGRDLLKISSAGEEVSDLQFRIVRVLEMFETLVNKYNLSLEELKMERDNLRSELDRIIQESSSGPGTQTAGPNQLVVDLTDPNRPRFTMQELKEVLQERNQLKAQLMVAQEELQLYKSGILPQAEPAMVEVDLETPAATEHSAATVNDAKEEKTTIGKLFSFRRK; from the exons ATGGAGTTTGGCGAAGAGCCGTCGCCCGCTCTGGCTTTCGAAAAGGACGCGTTTGAGCTGACGGTGGAGGATGTCTATGACATTTCCTATGTAATCGGACGAGATTTGTTGAAAATAAGCAGCGCGGGCGAAGAAGTGTCGGATTTGCAGTTCAGAATAGTCCGTGTTTTAGAGATGTTTGAGACTTTAGTCAATAAGTACAACTTGTCTCTGGAGGAGCTGAAAATGGAGCGGGACAACTTGAGGAGTGAGTTGGACAGGATCATCCAGGAGAGCTCCTCCGGGCCGGGCACG CAAACAGCGGGACCAAACCAGCTGGTGGTGGACCTGACAGACCCCAACAGACCGCGCTTCACCAtgcaggagctgaaggaggtgctgcaggagaggaaCCAGCTGAAGGCTCAGCTCATGGTGGCTCAGGAGGAGCTTCAGCTGTACAAGAG CGGCATTTTGCCACAGGCTGAACCAGCCATGGTAGAGGTGGATCTGGAGACaccagcagccacagagcaCAGCGCAGCCACAGTAAATGATGCAAAAGAGGAGAAGACAACCATAGGCAAACT GTTTTCATTCAGGCGAAAGTAA